TCGGACGCCGAGCGTCTGGCGCGCCTCACCCAGCTGATGAAGAGTGCCCTGGAATAGCGCGCGGCCGGCAGGGTCAGGGCACGTCTGCGCGGAAGTCGGGGTTGGCCTACGTTCGTTGTGCCAGCCCGTGCGATAATCGCCCTCATGAGCGTGATTCCCTACGTGATCGAACAGACCGGGCGCGGCGAGCGGATGTACGACATCTACTCCCGTCTGCTCAAGGACCGGATTATTTTCGTGGGCACGCCGATCGAGTCGCAGATGGCGAACACCATCGTGGCTCAGCTGCTGCTGCTGGACAGCCAGAACCCTGAGCAGGAGATCCAGATGTACATCAACTGCCCGGGCGGTGAGGTGTACGCGGGCCTGGCGATCTACGACACCATGCGGTACATCAAGGCGCCCGTGTCGACGATCTGCGTGGGGATCGCGATGAGCATGGGCAGCGTGCTCTTGATGGCCGGGGACAAGGGCAAGCGCATGGCGCTGCCGAACAGCCGGATCATGATTCACCAGGGGTCGGCGGGCTTCCGCGGGAACACCCCGGACCTGGAGGTGCAGGCCAAGGAGGTGCTGCACCTGCGCGACAAGCTGGTGAGCATCTACCACGAGCACACCAGCCTGCCGCACGACAAGCTGATGCGGGACATGGAACGCGACTACTTCATGTCGCCGGACGAGGCGATGAAGTACGGCCTGATCGACAGCGTGGTGGACCGCACGCGGGCGCAGGAGGGAAGCGTATGACGAAGGGAGGGGACCGCTGCTCGTTCTGCGGGCGGCAGCATCCGCAGATCGCGCAGCTGATCGAGGCGCCGGGCCGCGCGGCGTTCATCTGCAACGAGTGCACC
This genomic window from Deinococcus sedimenti contains:
- the clpP gene encoding ATP-dependent Clp protease proteolytic subunit; amino-acid sequence: MALMSVIPYVIEQTGRGERMYDIYSRLLKDRIIFVGTPIESQMANTIVAQLLLLDSQNPEQEIQMYINCPGGEVYAGLAIYDTMRYIKAPVSTICVGIAMSMGSVLLMAGDKGKRMALPNSRIMIHQGSAGFRGNTPDLEVQAKEVLHLRDKLVSIYHEHTSLPHDKLMRDMERDYFMSPDEAMKYGLIDSVVDRTRAQEGSV